One genomic window of Anguilla anguilla isolate fAngAng1 chromosome 13, fAngAng1.pri, whole genome shotgun sequence includes the following:
- the si:dkey-109j17.5 gene encoding zinc finger BED domain-containing protein 4, which translates to MASNSRVSILDYFNIVFEGENGKIESNCKACGTRIQAKRTVTSNFVTHLKRKHQAMYDEFVKKKDVKREAYSSGGVQQHMAGRSEPARSSHAASAAIAKFDRNDPRQVLISEAIAKMIIRDLQAVQIVENEGFRDLLQLLEPRYTPEPRHYIQQQLLPGYAYQVQLATKQALTTAESCSVTLDLWKSAVAAGGPGGYLGVTCHFLTADWQIKSALLACLPLSGHGTAQRVLSEFDEISHAHGITGKVFRVVADPFPCEGRAAFRLPGFCLHGVEEEEDEEEDSSDEEVGAGEAVEAQGAGPGGGVEAGDNSLDLCLGPCRIDCFARSLAMCVREGLRSSPQLSIALTKAACFYNYVTATVAPEKLGQVFGTGMAGVARSPGPAHGEQRWNWQLKTVRRMLESAEFLEDIVDRHDLTLSSFEKAVLRELVEVLEPFEEATDMVQGDKHVSISLALPCVLGLRKHLSETATRQCTGILVGLAQSLDRRLAAILEDPLHVTATALDPQFKLSWSSDTEWHRQVLLKEVAKHTQGGASPQVPSPEPQPPPSKRCKLFSFMKQRPASQAKSIEQELATYLHEEPRDEDPLHYWKRKATDFPQLSQVAKKVFTVPATTTPVERIFNTVSKNLRPERCRPLPKNLETLIYLKANYRFLWT; encoded by the exons ATGGCGTCAAATTCGAGGGTGTCTATTTTGGATTACTTCAATATTGTATTtgagggagaaaatggcaaGATCGAATCAAACTGCAAGGCGTGCGGAACAAGGATCCAGGCGAAGCGGACAGTAACGTCCAACTTCGTCACACATCTGAAG CGTAAGCACCAGGCAATGTACGATGAGTTCGTGAAGAAGAAAGATGTGAAAAGAGAGGCGTACTCGTCCGGGGGCGTGCAGCAGCACATGGCGGGTCGCTCTGAGCCAGCTCGCTCCTCGCACGCCGCCAGCGCCGCCATCGCCAAGTTTGACCGCAACGACCCGCGCCAGGTGCTGATCTCTGAGGCCATCGCCAAGATGATCATCCGCGACCTGCAGGCGGTGCAGATCGTGGAGAATGAGGGCTTCCGGGACcttctgcagctgctggagCCGCGCTACACACCCGAGCCGCGCCACTAcatccagcagcagctgctgccggGCTACGCCTACCAGGTGCAGCTGGCCACCAAGCAGGCGCTGACCACCGCAGAGTCCTGCAGCGTCACGCTGGACTTGTGGAAGAGCGCCGTGGCCGCCGGCGGGCCCGGAGGGTACCTGGGGGTCACCTGCCACTTCCTCACAGCTGACTGGCAGATCAAGTCGGCGCTGCTGGCCTGCCTGCCCCTGTCGGGCCATGGGACGGCTCAGCGCGTGCTGTCGGAGTTCGACGAGATCTCGCACGCCCACGGGATCACGGGAAAGGTGTTCCGCGTGGTGGCGGACCCCTTCCCCTGCGAGGGCCGCGCCGCGTTTCGGCTGCCGGGCTTCTGCCTGCacggggtggaggaggaggaggacgaggaggaggacagcAGCGAcgaggaggtgggggcgggggaggcggtGGAGGCACAAGGTGCAGGaccggggggcggggtggaggcgGGAGATAACTCCCTGGACCTGTGTTTGGGGCCGTGCCGGATCGACTGCTTTGCGCGCTCCCTGGCCATGTGCGTGAGGGAGGGGCTGCGCTCGTCTCCCCAGCTGTCCATCGCGCTCACCAAGGCCGCCTGCTTCTACAACTACGTCACCGCCACCGTCGCGCCTGAGAAACTGGGCCAGGTCTTTGGCACGGGCATGGCGGGCGTGGCCAGGTCCCCTGGCCCTGCCCACGGTGAGCAGCGCTGGAACTGGCAGCTGAAGACCGTGCGGCGCATGCTGGAGTCTGCAGAGTTCCTGGAGGACATTGTGGATCGGCACGACCTGACGCTCAGCAGCTTTGAGAAGGCGGTGCTGCGGGAGCtggtggaggtgctggagccgTTCGAGGAGGCAACAGACATGGTGCAGGGCGACAAGCACGTCTCCATCAGCCTGGCTCTGCCCTGTGTGCTGGGCCTGCGAAAACACCTGTCGGAAACCGCCACGCGCCAGTGCACCGGCATCCTGGTGGGGCTGGCACAGTCCCTGGACCGCCGGCTGGCCGCCATCTTGGAGGACCCCCTTCACGTGACCGCCACCGCCCTGGATCCTCAGTTCAAGCTATCCTGGAGCAGTGACACGGAGTGGCACCGGCAGGTGCTACTGAAGGAGGTGGCCAAGCACACGCAGGGCGGGGCCAGCCCACAGGTGCCCAGCCCTGAGCCCCAGCCACCCCCTTCCAAACGCTGCAAACTCTTCTCCTTCATGAAGCAGCGCCCTGCTTCGCAGGCCAAGAGCATTGAGCAGGAGCTGGCCACCTATCTGCATGAGGAGCCACGCGATGAAGACCCGCTGCACTATTGGAAACGCAAGGCCACTGACTTCCCCCAGCTCTCCCAGGTCGCCAAAAAGGTGTTCACAGTACCGGCCACCACCACGCCAGTAGAACGGATATTCAACACCGTCAGCAAGAACCTGCGGCCAGAGAGGTGCAGGCCCTTACCAAAGAACCTGGAGACTCTTATTTACCTAAAGGCCAACTACCGTTTCCTCTGGACTTAA
- the ccdc115 gene encoding coiled-coil domain-containing protein 115: MGVQMNEASQRLDECLLRFMDQLELLEEKRERLNSLIEQGWFSISKARYSMGNKQVSTLQYGSEIEPQVHVNARVLENGEAEFDAQRVECLRWKYSEKDPMQVEDIGPKEEGVRRRGVTKQEDPKDQPVAPQTYVSKETSPPNQGLSHHQDPLRWFGILVPQSLKQAQASFKKVIELSAEVATLQGTVLATRKELQALMGNKQEETAPRHTDGKTDTGCKTIRQMDEERASDS, encoded by the exons ATGGGTGTACAAATGAACGAGGCCTCGCAACGCTTAGACGAATGTCTCCTGCGTTTCATGGACCAGTTGGAGCTACTTGAAGAGAAAAGGGAGCGATTGAACTCGCTCATCGAGCAG GGCTGGTTCTCGATCTCCAAAGCTCGATATTCCATGGGAAACAAGCAAGTCTCAACACTACAGTATGGTAGCGAGATTGAACCACAAGTTCATGTTAATGCCAG GGTCCTGGAGAATGGAGAGGCAGAGTTTGATGCACAGAGAGTGGAGTGCCTGAGATGGAAATATTCAGAAAAGGATCCAATGCAAGTTGAAGACATTGGTCCAAAAGAAGAAG GTGTCAGGAGAAGAGGTGTCACTAAACAGGAGGATCCCAAGGACCAGCCGGTGGCCCCCCAGACATATGTTTCCAAGGAAACTAGCCCACCAAACCAAGGATTGTCCCATCACCAGGATCCTCTGAGGTGGTTTGGCATCTTGGTTCCTCAGAGTCTAAAACAAGCCCAAGCATCTTTCAAGAAGG TGATCGAGCTGTCCGCGGAGGTTGCCACTCTGCAGGGCACGGTTTTGGCTACCAGGAAGGAGCTGCAGGCGCTGATGGGGAACAAACAGGAGGAGACCgcacccagacacacagacggaAAGACTGACACAGGATGCAAAACCATCAGACAGATGGACGAGGAAAGAGCCTCTGACTCCTGA